Proteins encoded in a region of the Mixophyes fleayi isolate aMixFle1 chromosome 5, aMixFle1.hap1, whole genome shotgun sequence genome:
- the LYN gene encoding tyrosine-protein kinase Lyn isoform X1: MGCIKSKTKDRGSEFGSDLKNYPVRKPERTIYVPDPTSNKQQRPTHSTGSLLPGQRLQQAAEAEETGNIVLALYPYQGIHQDDLSFKKGEKLKVLEEHGEWWKAKSLATKKEGFIPSNYVAKVNTLETEEWFFKDITRKDAERQLLAPGNNAGAFLIRESETLKGSYSLSIRDYDPKTGDVIKHYKIRTLDNGGFYISPRITFSCINEMIQHYQKQPDGLCRKLDKPCYSPKPQKPWDKDAWEIPRESIKLVKKLGAGQFGEVWMGFYNNNTKVAVKTLKPGSMSAEAFMEEANLMKTLQHDKLVRLYAVVTKEDPIYIITEFMAKGSLLDFMKSDEGPKVILPKLIDFSAQIAEGMAYIERKNYIHRDLRAANVLVSESLMCKIADFGLARVIEDNEYTAREGAKFPIKWTAPEAINFGSFTIKSDVWSFGILLYEIITYGKIPYPGMSNADVMSALQRGYRMPRMENCPEELYDIMKQCWKEKAEERPTFDYLQSVLDDFYTATEVQYQQQP; this comes from the exons ATGGGATGTATCAAATCAAAAACGAAAGACCGTGGATCTGAGTTTGGAAGCGATTTGAAGAACTATCCAGTACGTAAACCTGAACGAACTATTTATGTACCAGATCCAACGTCCAATAAGCAGCAAAGGCCA ACACACAGTACAGGAAGTCTTCTACCTGGACAAAGGTTGCAGCAAGCAG CAGAAGCAGAGGAGACTGGGAATATTGTACTAGCTTTGTATCCGTACCAAGGGATCCACCAAGATGACTTATCCTTCAAGAAAGGAGAAAAGTTGAAAGTTCTTGAAGA GCATGGAGAATGGTGGAAAGCAAAGTCCTTGGCAACCAAGAAGGAAGGATTCATTCCAAGCAACTACGTGGCCAAAGTTAACACGTTAGAGACAGAAGA ATGGTTTTTCAAGGACATTACAAGAAAAGATGCAGAGAGACAGTTGTTGGCTCCGGGAAATAATGCTGGAGCTTTCCTGATCAGGGAGAGCGAAACTCTGAAAG GCAGCTATTCATTGTCCATAAGAGATTATGACCCCAAGACCGGTGATGTCATCAAGCACTACAAAATCAGGACTCTTGATAATGGCGGTTTTTACATCTCTCCTAGAATTACTTTCTCATGCATCAATGAAATGATCCAACATTACCAGA aacAACCAGATGGTCTATGTAGGAAACTGGATAAGCCCTGTTATAGTCCAAAACCACAAAAACCGTGGGACAAGGATGCTTGGGAAATTCCAAGAGAGTCTATCAAACTAGTGAAGAAACTTGGAGCTGGTCAGTTTGGTGAAGTTTGGATGG GTTtctataataataacacaaaggTAGCGGTGAAAACGCTGAAGCCAGGGTCCATGTCTGCGGAAGCTTTTATGGAGGAAGCAAACCTGATGAAGACCCTTCAGCATGATAAACTAGTGAGGCTTTATGCTGTGGTCACCAAGGAGGACCCAATTTACATTATTACTGAATTTATGGCAAAGG GAAGTCTACTAGATTTTATGAAGAGTGATGAAGGTCCTAAAGTAATTCTTCCTAAACTGATTGACTTCTCTGCTCAG ATTGCAGAAGGTATGGCCTACATAGAAAGAAAGAACTATATCCACCGGGATCTTAGGGCCGCCAACGTGCTCGTCTCTGAGTCTCTAATGTGTAAAATAGCAGATTTTGGTCTGGCTCGAGTCATTGAAGATAATGAATACACAGCAAGAGAAG GTGCAAAATTCCCCATCAAATGGACAGCTCCAGAAGCGATTAACTTTGGATCATTTACAATAAAATCAGATGTGTGGTCCTTCGGCATTCTCCTATATGAAATAATTACATATGGAAAGATCCCATATCCAG GGATGAGCAACGCAGACGTCATGTCCGCTCTCCAGCGCGGTTATCGGATGCCACGCATGGAGAACTGTCCTGAAGAGCTGTACGATATCATGAAACAGTGCTGGAAGGAGAAAGCTGAAGAGAGGCCCACATTTGATTACTTACAGAGTGTGTTGGATGACTTCTACACTGCTACAGAAGTACAATATCAACAACAGCCATAG
- the LYN gene encoding tyrosine-protein kinase Lyn isoform X2 produces MGCIKSKTKDRGSEFGSDLKNYPTHSTGSLLPGQRLQQAAEAEETGNIVLALYPYQGIHQDDLSFKKGEKLKVLEEHGEWWKAKSLATKKEGFIPSNYVAKVNTLETEEWFFKDITRKDAERQLLAPGNNAGAFLIRESETLKGSYSLSIRDYDPKTGDVIKHYKIRTLDNGGFYISPRITFSCINEMIQHYQKQPDGLCRKLDKPCYSPKPQKPWDKDAWEIPRESIKLVKKLGAGQFGEVWMGFYNNNTKVAVKTLKPGSMSAEAFMEEANLMKTLQHDKLVRLYAVVTKEDPIYIITEFMAKGSLLDFMKSDEGPKVILPKLIDFSAQIAEGMAYIERKNYIHRDLRAANVLVSESLMCKIADFGLARVIEDNEYTAREGAKFPIKWTAPEAINFGSFTIKSDVWSFGILLYEIITYGKIPYPGMSNADVMSALQRGYRMPRMENCPEELYDIMKQCWKEKAEERPTFDYLQSVLDDFYTATEVQYQQQP; encoded by the exons ATGGGATGTATCAAATCAAAAACGAAAGACCGTGGATCTGAGTTTGGAAGCGATTTGAAGAACTATCCA ACACACAGTACAGGAAGTCTTCTACCTGGACAAAGGTTGCAGCAAGCAG CAGAAGCAGAGGAGACTGGGAATATTGTACTAGCTTTGTATCCGTACCAAGGGATCCACCAAGATGACTTATCCTTCAAGAAAGGAGAAAAGTTGAAAGTTCTTGAAGA GCATGGAGAATGGTGGAAAGCAAAGTCCTTGGCAACCAAGAAGGAAGGATTCATTCCAAGCAACTACGTGGCCAAAGTTAACACGTTAGAGACAGAAGA ATGGTTTTTCAAGGACATTACAAGAAAAGATGCAGAGAGACAGTTGTTGGCTCCGGGAAATAATGCTGGAGCTTTCCTGATCAGGGAGAGCGAAACTCTGAAAG GCAGCTATTCATTGTCCATAAGAGATTATGACCCCAAGACCGGTGATGTCATCAAGCACTACAAAATCAGGACTCTTGATAATGGCGGTTTTTACATCTCTCCTAGAATTACTTTCTCATGCATCAATGAAATGATCCAACATTACCAGA aacAACCAGATGGTCTATGTAGGAAACTGGATAAGCCCTGTTATAGTCCAAAACCACAAAAACCGTGGGACAAGGATGCTTGGGAAATTCCAAGAGAGTCTATCAAACTAGTGAAGAAACTTGGAGCTGGTCAGTTTGGTGAAGTTTGGATGG GTTtctataataataacacaaaggTAGCGGTGAAAACGCTGAAGCCAGGGTCCATGTCTGCGGAAGCTTTTATGGAGGAAGCAAACCTGATGAAGACCCTTCAGCATGATAAACTAGTGAGGCTTTATGCTGTGGTCACCAAGGAGGACCCAATTTACATTATTACTGAATTTATGGCAAAGG GAAGTCTACTAGATTTTATGAAGAGTGATGAAGGTCCTAAAGTAATTCTTCCTAAACTGATTGACTTCTCTGCTCAG ATTGCAGAAGGTATGGCCTACATAGAAAGAAAGAACTATATCCACCGGGATCTTAGGGCCGCCAACGTGCTCGTCTCTGAGTCTCTAATGTGTAAAATAGCAGATTTTGGTCTGGCTCGAGTCATTGAAGATAATGAATACACAGCAAGAGAAG GTGCAAAATTCCCCATCAAATGGACAGCTCCAGAAGCGATTAACTTTGGATCATTTACAATAAAATCAGATGTGTGGTCCTTCGGCATTCTCCTATATGAAATAATTACATATGGAAAGATCCCATATCCAG GGATGAGCAACGCAGACGTCATGTCCGCTCTCCAGCGCGGTTATCGGATGCCACGCATGGAGAACTGTCCTGAAGAGCTGTACGATATCATGAAACAGTGCTGGAAGGAGAAAGCTGAAGAGAGGCCCACATTTGATTACTTACAGAGTGTGTTGGATGACTTCTACACTGCTACAGAAGTACAATATCAACAACAGCCATAG